The Thalassotalea psychrophila genome window below encodes:
- a CDS encoding Gfo/Idh/MocA family protein, whose protein sequence is MKSITGRNIRWGIIGLGGIAHKFATDLINVDGAELYAVASRTQTKADDFADKYQAKVSYDSYQKLVEDEQVDAIYIATPHALHQENSLLCLEHDKAVLCEKPFAMDSQQVNTMIACAQKNNTLLMEALWTFFLPHYQFVLKELANKTYGNILKLEANFGFVREFNDESRLFNKSLGGGSLLDIGIYPIFAALSTLGKPKSINARASYFANGADSSCAMVFEYDHATALLESSLLEQTSNQAIFYCETGVIKLNSPFHGPTTVTVIANNDEKVFDFGYCTNGYNTHGYNYEIEHFNELLRQGKTESNIMSFSFSQLLINTLDEVRSIIGLNY, encoded by the coding sequence ATGAAATCAATTACAGGCAGAAACATTCGTTGGGGTATTATCGGGCTTGGTGGTATTGCCCATAAATTTGCAACTGATCTAATCAACGTTGATGGTGCCGAGCTATATGCCGTGGCTTCAAGAACTCAAACCAAAGCAGATGATTTTGCCGACAAATATCAAGCAAAAGTTTCTTACGATAGTTATCAAAAATTAGTCGAAGACGAACAAGTGGATGCAATTTATATCGCCACCCCGCATGCCTTACACCAAGAAAACAGCCTGTTATGTTTAGAGCATGACAAAGCGGTTTTATGTGAAAAACCTTTTGCGATGGATAGTCAGCAAGTAAATACCATGATTGCTTGTGCACAAAAAAATAACACATTGCTAATGGAAGCGCTCTGGACATTTTTTCTTCCCCATTATCAATTTGTGTTAAAAGAGCTGGCCAATAAAACCTATGGCAATATTTTAAAACTGGAAGCAAACTTTGGTTTTGTTCGTGAATTTAATGACGAGTCTCGATTATTTAATAAATCACTCGGCGGTGGCAGTCTTTTAGACATAGGTATTTACCCAATATTTGCAGCCCTTTCAACTCTTGGCAAACCGAAGTCCATAAATGCACGGGCGAGTTATTTTGCCAATGGCGCAGACTCATCTTGTGCAATGGTATTTGAGTATGATCATGCAACAGCGCTTCTTGAAAGTAGCTTGTTAGAGCAAACGTCTAATCAAGCGATATTTTATTGTGAAACAGGCGTTATTAAACTTAACAGCCCCTTTCACGGACCTACAACGGTAACGGTTATTGCTAACAATGATGAAAAGGTGTTTGATTTCGGTTATTGCACTAATGGTTACAACACTCACGGTTATAATTATGAAATTGAGCATTTTAATGAGTTATTACGACAAGGGAAAACTGAAAGCAATATTATGAGCTTTAGTTTTAGCCAACTGTTAATTAATACTCTGGATGAAGTGCGGAGCATTATTGGCTTGAACTATTAA